In Drosophila ananassae strain 14024-0371.13 chromosome 3R, ASM1763931v2, whole genome shotgun sequence, the DNA window AACAGTCgaaaaaaacacttttcatTCATTCACACAGCGCCTGTTCGCATTTTACTCTATTTTATGGAGATCTTAGCTAATCCAATGGGTTTGGACAGAAGAAACTGCAGTAAcaagatatttttaaacctGATATGATAAGATAGTGATAAGAAAACAAAGGGGTAATGGGGCAAGACTTCTATTAATGGGTTATCTTTTTGTGTCTCAGATTTCTTAAGTCATGTCACAATAATCACTTTATTAAAAGATAAGATtctaaatagaaataaattcttttataatattattttattatttttaggtATATGATGTACTTAATCTTAAGTAATATTAAGAGAAATTGGTATAGAAACTgtctaaaatttaataataatattgagAGCATTACAAGGTTAGAAACTAttccccaaaaataaaagatataattccagaaaggaaataaatattttcataataatattgcataatttatttttgtataaaatacTTTATcctaaattataatatttgtatagaatttatatttttatagaaataatagataaaattctaaagaaaataaatccattcataatattatttctgttTTCGGAAGGTTTATAAAATACTTTATCCTAAAGTTTAATCTAATCTATAATAGAATCTATATCCTATAATAGAATATAATAGAATATTTTAAAGTCAGATCATTACCTTATGGATTAAAACAACATTCACATTATAAACAACAGGTTTATAAAATACTTTATCCTAAATACAATAGTATTTTTATAGAATCTATCTAATATTTCTAAGTCAGAGCATTACCATATCGGTTAGAACCCATACCCATTCCCCCATTTGTTCCccattctttttttattttttcactttgaTTTGTTCGCTTTTATGACCTTGCTgcctatttttctttttttttttttttttgcaaatctAATCCAAATGGGAAGTAAACCCAGAAATGGAATGTTTTTTACAtgttttctataaaaaaaacaatcattAGCTAAACTATCAAACAAATGTAATGCGCAGGCTGCCACAATTAGCTGCCACATTGACGATAAAAGCTCTAAAGTTTCTGCAGAGATTCCGTGTGgcaatgaaataataaaattttattgtttagcTATAGCGAGTATTAAGATATCGGGAATACTGCTATGCCATAAAACCATCTgtgcaaattttaaatattttcagcaGCTGTAGGGggagatttttaaggaatgcaaaaaataaacgGCAGGgtcattataatttttaatatgtcAAAAGCTTTAGGATGGTTCATCAATCAAGCCAAGATTAAtagcattttattttttttagagacTGAGCTCATCAGTGACACTTTATCAATCATTAACCCAACCCAAATGGGCAGCCATGTGACGAGGATGAGGACTAATAACCCGCAAAGAGAAAAAAGTAACCAGTAATTAGAAATTCATTGATAAAATCAAGGGAAATATGAAACACATGAGGGCCTTTCTCTCCATCTATCTGTGTATGTGTGCGTGTTAGAAGAGCCAGAGAGGCCCAAAAAAGGGCTGGGAGCTCAGGCCTCCCTTTTTATAGAGAGAGAGTAAGTAAGGAAGGGAgggagagtgagagagagccGTTGGGCATGCTAATCACGCACACACACCACGAAAAAGGGGGGTCGAAAACAAaaggaacaaaaacaaaacaaaacccaaaaaagaACAAGAAACACTCACAAACAAAAACCCGATTCGATTTTTCGGCCTTCTGCAGTTGCTTAGCGCCTGTTCAAATAAGTTTCAAATTTTGACAAATAAAACCATGGTTTTGTAATTTACGAGCGCTATTTTCATAATGATTGAGAGCGCGAGTGGAGTGTTTGCTGTTAAACATGTCTCGGGGCCCCAATGATCCCCAAGAGGAGCCGCCAACAGTAAGGACCCTGCTGTCTGGCTCCACATCTcttatttattcatttgctCTCActtgctctctctctctggcaGGCTTAAATGCTGTGCAATAAAACGGGATTATATACGAGTGTGTTTTTGGTGTCTACTGTTTGTTTGTGCATATAAATATACAGTGGAGACTCGATAGGGTGAAATTGATAATTAAAATGTAatggtataaaaattatactaAAATATTATGAGAACTAAAaacataatattttaaatcattatatttttaaagtttatttttttggtttctgtgtAGAAGAGGTTCTACTGTATGTCGGGAGccctttttataaatagtagTCTGGGGGGTTGCTTTGGGTGCAGCCTGCTTCTACCAAGAGCCAAAGGCTGTACGGGTTACTGGCTCTAGCTCCTGCCTCCTCCAAAGAAGCTGCAACGACAAACGGACGGAATGCTGTCTAGACATTTGATTACCGGACAGACGCAGACGGAGACGCCGTCGCGAGGTCGAATCACAGTGGGCCCTAAATCAGAACTCGATCGCCGCCTCTAATCATAATTGTCCTCGATTATGATTCcactttattggtatttgggGCTTGGCTTGACTCCAGCTGACATCGAAGTGTTGGCTTATCagttcttttttttcgttcCCAGACGGTCGCAGTTGGGTCTTGTCATCGATGACACCATGATGGTGTAATGCAGATAATGGGATAATGTGCGAGAAATGGGGCTAGTACTGGAAGTGGCACTGGGGGGTAATTAGGCTGGGAATTTATGACAGCAGGTTCAGGGAAGATTAGGGAGTAATGGGAGATGGGGTGGACTTTTTTTCGAAGACATCACCTATTAACATTCTTAGAATACAAAGGACTTTCAAGGGATTAGACCAGTACTCAGACCAGTATCATTACAACTGAGTAACTCTCATCCGGTTCTGCCTCATAAAACCCCGAAATTATTAGAGAATAAGAGGATCCTAAAATCCGGTTTAGGGATCACGTCATCAAAGCCGGTTCTGAGACCAGGTTCTGCATCAAATCGCATTCCGACAGCGGCATTTTTCGCCACACACgatcggttttttttttttcggttctCGATTCTCAAGGTAATCCAATGCCATGGCTGGCCCGCCCCTATTCCCGATTCCCGATTCCCCCCCGGAAAAAAGGCACGTAATCTTGTTCGGGGGTTGGCAATCGGAATCTCAGGCCCTTTTTTCTACCTGACCACATTTTGAACTATTTTCAATTTCGTCACAGTGCATTAATCAGCATTGAGTTACTCCATTGTTTCGTACTAATATTTCAtcattacaaaaaaaaatatcctgtGGAGGAGAGCTATGGCAACCACTGTGCCTTGCAGACTGTGTGTGTCCTTCAAGGACTGCCATCATCGAGGCTCTCGGTGTGTGCAGTCAGTCTCTTGATTTTTTCCACACTTGCGGGTAAAAGGTCAAAAAGGCGCAAATCAAAAAGTGCCATTGAATGGGAGCCTTGACTTTTGCACTTTTGCCAAAATGTTTGCTCGAGGACATTGAACAACCAGACGAAGGACGAAGAAcaaaccataaaaaaaaataaaaaaaaaaagaggggcAAGGCAATCTGGGGACCAATCTAAAGACTGTCGAACTCACCACAAATGCTCCAAGTCCTTCTGAGAGGGGGAGGTGATGGGTGAGGGatggggtggtggtggtggtgggccGTTAAACTGGAATTTCTGCCTCTCGCCGAGATGTGTTTTGATTTTTCGCCGTCTCTCTCGCTCAGCTGCTTCTGCTTTGggtttgtttatttgtgtAATCCTTTTGTTTCTTTCGCTTTTGGCGcgcaattttttgttgcgcgttgcgttgttgtttttgttattattattattatttttgttgttgcctgTTAATTTGCAATGCAATTTTTCAACACACGCGAAACCGTTTTGTTGTCTTGTCTGTATTTTTGTTGCAATGCGTTGCTGGTTATTgtctctgttttgtttttgttttactttGCTATTGCCTCAATTTGCATTTCACGTTTCGCAGCAGCTTCGACGACTTTGACTTTGTTGCCGCACaaaaccacacacacacacacacacaacaacaacacacacGAAACACGACGAAGACACAACAAAACAATCTGAGGAAGCTGTGGCGTCCGCTTCTTCTTTCCCAAGATTGCAAATCCGATTTTACTGCCTGATTTGTGGCTGTTGCAATTACCAACGGACCGACCAGGCGATTGTTATTTATCTCCGGAATATTGTTGCACGGCCAAGGCTGAGATTTAAAACGAGTATTGTGATTTTTTCTGATACCAGgtccttttgtttttatgcAGTAAAAGAGCTATCTAGTTTATTTATCGAGTTAGACTTGGTTTTATTTACTTTCATTcaaaacataaatttaaattcttcCGTTACAGTCGCGACGTAAGTCGTTTATCACTCCGTCAACGCACCAATCCGTCTGGCTTGATTTCTGCGATTGAAACCGTTGGGGCAGTGGTTGTCGGACGGTGGCCCCCAAAACAACAGCTATTCTGGTATTTTCATCAGGGCCACCAACGGTcatactatttttttaaataaatgtccttggaaaatttttatgaattaaaataaaggaaaatatttattatttaagtaataatattaaaatatattagaaaattaagaattctattttagtttttaagaaATATGCTGATTATAAATTTTCTTGATGGAGAGATATAGTGTTGGCTAATACCGCGAAAAACcgtttattttgtaaaaacattGAGTATGCTCACCTGGTCACACTGTAAAATAGCGTCCTAATGCCCATTGGCGCCTGAAAAGTCTTAACtgtggattcaaggagttaAACGTTACTTTgcgttttattttatccaGCGACACGATGCAGAAGGCGCGTGCCAGCGTGGGCACTCCGAAAGCTGGTCAGTTTCGGGTGCCAAAAACCCCACAGCAAGTACAAAAGCAACAGGAGGAGGATGACGCCGCCGTAGACGCTCTGGACGATGCGCTAATCTTCGACGACGAGGAGGGCGGCACCCGGATCGGCGATATCTACATCCCGCCGCCGGTGCCGCCGCACTGCTCCATGGAGAGTACCGGACCCCGGCTAATCATCAAGAAGATCGTCAACCGGAATTTCAAGAGTTATGCCGGTGAAGTGGAGCTTGGACCCTTCCACCAGAGCTTCACGGCCATCATAGGACCCAATGGCAGTGGCAAAAGTAACGTCATAGACTCTATGATGTTTGTTTTCGGCTGCAGGGCGAATCGCATTCGTTGCAAGAAGGTATCCACTCTGATACACTCTTCCTCGCAGTTTCCCAACATCCGGAGCTGTTCCGTGGCGGTGCACTTTGAACAGGTCGTGGACAAGGGGGATGGGTCGTGCGAATCTGTGCCGGATTCCCAGATTGTAATAGAGCGTACCGCCATGTCGGATAACTCGTCGTTTTACAAAATCAATGGCCAGCGGGCCCAGCTGAAGGACGTTGCCAAGCTGCTCAAGAAACACCACGTTGATCTGGAGCACAATCGTTTCCTGATTCTCCAGGGCGAGGTCGAGTCCATTGCCATGATGAAACCGAAGGGCCAGCAGGAGAACGACACTGGCATGCTGGAGTATCTGGAGGACATCGTTGGCACCCAGAGATATATTCGACCGCTGCAGCAGATCAATCAGCGAGTGGATCAACTGACGGATGACCGGACGGAGAAGCACAATCGCTGCAAGCTGGCCGAGCGCGAGATGAAGGATCTGGAGCAGCCATTTAACGAGGCTGTGGAATATCTCAAGAAGGAAAACGACTTCGTGAGGACCAAGTCTTGGGTAACCCAAAAGTACATAAGTATTAAGAAGCAGAAGCTGGAGCAGTACACCAAGGAGCACGAGGTCTATGTGGAAGAGTTGAGGGTCCATGACGAGGGAACTGATGCATTGAAGAAGGAAAGGGCGGAAAAGGAACAAATCATCAGAAAGGAGATAGAGTAAGTAATCAGCAAAGGGGAGGAACATGATCTATAATTTGGTACTCTATTTCCAGGGCCTATGAATCTCTCGTGAAAAAGCGGGAGCAAATCAAAAAGAAACTGGTGGCAGCGGAAAGAGCCTACACCGAAGTCCAGAGCACCATGGAAAATACAAACAAACAGAGGAAAAAGGACAAAACCCAAAtagaaaaaaacgaaaaggaACTGGAGGATCTGCACAAGTTGCCGGAAAAGAATCAACAGGAGATCGAAGATTGTAATAAGAAGCTAGAGCGTCTGGAGAAGGAGAAGGGCACTCTGAGCGAAGAGCTGGAGAAGCAGCTAGGCCTTTTGAAGGAAAAAAGTGAACCCTTGACCGAACAGCGTCTCAAGCTCAGTGACGAGCTGGTGGGTCTCAAGGAGAAGGTTAATGCCGCAAAGGCCGAGCTCCAGGTGTTTGAGTCTCAACTGAAAATCCTAAAACAGGCAGAGACCACAGAGACTAGGAAATATGAAACCCTTAAGAGCTCCTACGAGCAGTCGCAGCAAAGCCTCCAGGAAAAGGTGGCCAAAGTGGATGAGCTAAAGGAGAGTATTCCGCGAATGAAGACGGAAATTACCACGAAATCGGCAGAAGTGGATAAACTGGTCAAGGAAGAGAGGAACCTATCCATGCAATGCAACAAAATCAGGGTGGAGGTAGGGATATGGATATATTCTATAATTCTAATCccttaaattcttaaaaactATACTATTTTCATTACAGATCAATGAAAGATCGAGTAACATGCAAGCCCAACGTTCCAACGACAAGGTTCTCGACTTTCTCATGCGTCTGAAGATGGAGGGAAAAATTCCTGGCATCCTGGGTCGCCTTGGTAACTTGGGTGGCATTGATGCCAAGTACGATGTGGCCATTTCCACCGCCTGTGGTCGCTTGGATAACATCGTGACAGACACATATGACACTGCCTCGGAGGCCATTGCCGCCTTGAAGAAGTACAATATTGGCAGAGCCACCTTTATAACTCTGGAAAAGATTGAGAATCTTCGCCGGGAGGCTGAGACTCCAATTAATACGTAAGTGGAGTTAACAAGGGTTGTAGTTAggtttattttacaataatttCTATCCCCTTAGTCCGGAGAACGTCCCTAGGCTGTACGACCTGGTGCAGATCGAGGATGAGCGCTTGAGAACCGCCTTTTACTTTGCCCTGCGCAACACCCTGGTCTGCAATGACCTGGAGCAGGGAACTCGCATTGCCTACGGCAGACAACGCTTCCGTGTTGTGACCTTGCGCGGTGACCTGATCGAGGTTACGGGGACCATGTCTGGCGGTGGCAATCGCGCCATGCGCGGCAAGATGGGCACTCAAGTGAAGACAAAGACGGTGGAGTCTGCGGACAGTTCGCAAACATCCCAGAAAGCCCTCGAAGACATGCAAGTGCAGGCCGAGGAACTCCAGTCTAGGATAAATTACTGCCAGGAGCAGCAGGGCAGGTTGGAACGCGAGGTGCAAACCCTACAGATGACCCAGCAGCGGGACGAGGCAGAGTACAAGCGGCTGGCGGTGAGCATAACATCGCTGCAGCAGCAAATGGCCAGCAACCTGAAGCAGTGCGAGGCCCAGCGACAACGGATGCTCAAGAAAACAACGGACGAGGGAGCCGTAAAGGAGCGCCAGGAACAGATCGAAGCCGCCAAGCAAGAACTGGAACAGGCGCAGTTCGCCGAACAGGCCGTTTCCACTCAAATCGAGGAGATCCAAAACCAGTACGATGCTTTGCGAAACGACAACGTGAAACCGGTGGAGGCCAAGATCAAGAAGGTTACCAATCAGATGGAAAAACTGGCCGCCAATGTGCGATCCATGAATGTGGCTCTGGCCACCGCGGAGCGAAACATTGAAAAAATTACgggaaacaataataatctccgGGAGAACATCAAAACGGCGGAGGATAAACTGAGAACGCTGAGCGATGAGCGACAAAAGTGCCAGGAGAAGAAGGAGGAGCTGGAGAAGGAAGCCGAGGAGGCGGAGGAATCAATCGGGAAAGCAAAATCCCAATCCTCCGACATAAAAAAGGACATCGACGAGCTGAGCAAGAAGGAGAATCAACGGAACATAGAACGCATCGAAATAGACACCAAGATGCAAGCTGC includes these proteins:
- the LOC6506962 gene encoding structural maintenance of chromosomes protein 4 — its product is MQKARASVGTPKAGQFRVPKTPQQVQKQQEEDDAAVDALDDALIFDDEEGGTRIGDIYIPPPVPPHCSMESTGPRLIIKKIVNRNFKSYAGEVELGPFHQSFTAIIGPNGSGKSNVIDSMMFVFGCRANRIRCKKVSTLIHSSSQFPNIRSCSVAVHFEQVVDKGDGSCESVPDSQIVIERTAMSDNSSFYKINGQRAQLKDVAKLLKKHHVDLEHNRFLILQGEVESIAMMKPKGQQENDTGMLEYLEDIVGTQRYIRPLQQINQRVDQLTDDRTEKHNRCKLAEREMKDLEQPFNEAVEYLKKENDFVRTKSWVTQKYISIKKQKLEQYTKEHEVYVEELRVHDEGTDALKKERAEKEQIIRKEIEAYESLVKKREQIKKKLVAAERAYTEVQSTMENTNKQRKKDKTQIEKNEKELEDLHKLPEKNQQEIEDCNKKLERLEKEKGTLSEELEKQLGLLKEKSEPLTEQRLKLSDELVGLKEKVNAAKAELQVFESQLKILKQAETTETRKYETLKSSYEQSQQSLQEKVAKVDELKESIPRMKTEITTKSAEVDKLVKEERNLSMQCNKIRVEINERSSNMQAQRSNDKVLDFLMRLKMEGKIPGILGRLGNLGGIDAKYDVAISTACGRLDNIVTDTYDTASEAIAALKKYNIGRATFITLEKIENLRREAETPINTPENVPRLYDLVQIEDERLRTAFYFALRNTLVCNDLEQGTRIAYGRQRFRVVTLRGDLIEVTGTMSGGGNRAMRGKMGTQVKTKTVESADSSQTSQKALEDMQVQAEELQSRINYCQEQQGRLEREVQTLQMTQQRDEAEYKRLAVSITSLQQQMASNLKQCEAQRQRMLKKTTDEGAVKERQEQIEAAKQELEQAQFAEQAVSTQIEEIQNQYDALRNDNVKPVEAKIKKVTNQMEKLAANVRSMNVALATAERNIEKITGNNNNLRENIKTAEDKLRTLSDERQKCQEKKEELEKEAEEAEESIGKAKSQSSDIKKDIDELSKKENQRNIERIEIDTKMQAAAGKMNEVKSDIPKWKAQLKPLTLNEIPGETEPQAPLKELTEEELDAETLEDMQYKQTLLEEQLKKKPNLGCIKEFNEKRNVYLDRVRVLEDITSKRNEMRDKYEEVRKRRYKEFMDGFSIITRKLKEMYQMITLGGDAELELVDSMDPFTEGVNFTVRPPKKSWKYISNLSGGEKTLSSLALVFALHYYKPSPLYFMDEIDAALDFKNVSIVGHYIKERTKNAQFIIVSLRVNMFELANYLVGIYKVSDCTDSITLLNHPPQLATQQPTLPCNQTLDDTQRPENEKDKEQESQARPSEVENPPEKETGGRETTFAPPMDSTGINETQTQPRPTKSVGPGRETTFLPPVESTAIEDSTPTPRPSVDISLQSPPSSPDPVQT